Proteins encoded together in one Bacteroides ovatus window:
- the accC gene encoding acetyl-CoA carboxylase biotin carboxylase subunit, with protein MIKKILVANRGEIAVRVMRSCREMEITSIAIFSEADRTAKHVLYADEAYCVGPAASKESYLNIEKIIEVAKAAHADAIHPGYGFLSENATFARRCQEEGIIFIGPNPETMEAMGDKIAARIKMIEAGVPVVPGTQDNLKSVEEAIELCNKIGYPVMLKASMGGGGKGMRLIHSAEEVEEAYTTAKSESLSSFGDDTVYLEKFVEEPHHIEFQILGDKHGNVIHLCERECSVQRRNQKIVEETPSVFVTPELRKDMGEKAVAAAKAVNYIGAGTIEFLVDKHRNYYFLEMNTRLQVEHPITEEVIGVDLVKEQIKVADGQVLQLKQEDIRQRGHAIECRICAEDTEMNFMPSPGIIKQITEPNSIGVRIDSYVYEGYEIPIYYDPMIGKLIVWATNREYAIERMRRVLHEYKLTGVKNNISYLRAIMDTPDFVEGHYDTGFITKNGEYLQQRIMRTSEHSENIALIAAYMDYLMNLEENNSGMATDNRPISKWKEFGLHKGVLRI; from the coding sequence ATGATAAAAAAAATCTTAGTAGCCAATCGCGGTGAAATTGCCGTAAGGGTGATGCGCTCCTGCCGGGAGATGGAGATAACGAGTATCGCTATCTTCTCCGAAGCAGATCGGACCGCGAAGCATGTGCTTTATGCAGACGAAGCTTATTGCGTAGGGCCGGCAGCATCCAAAGAGAGTTATCTGAATATAGAAAAAATCATCGAAGTGGCGAAAGCAGCTCATGCGGACGCCATCCATCCGGGTTACGGCTTCTTGTCCGAGAATGCTACCTTCGCCCGTCGATGTCAGGAAGAAGGAATCATCTTTATCGGACCTAATCCGGAAACAATGGAAGCCATGGGGGATAAAATTGCTGCCCGTATCAAAATGATCGAGGCGGGAGTACCCGTTGTTCCCGGCACACAAGACAATTTGAAAAGTGTGGAAGAAGCCATAGAACTTTGCAATAAGATCGGATACCCGGTGATGCTGAAAGCTTCTATGGGCGGTGGTGGAAAGGGTATGCGCCTCATCCACAGTGCCGAAGAAGTGGAAGAAGCTTATACTACTGCCAAGAGCGAATCGTTGTCTTCCTTTGGCGACGACACGGTTTATCTGGAGAAGTTCGTTGAAGAGCCTCATCATATCGAGTTCCAGATTCTTGGTGACAAGCATGGAAATGTCATTCATCTATGCGAACGCGAATGTTCCGTGCAACGCCGTAACCAGAAAATCGTAGAAGAGACTCCTTCGGTTTTCGTCACTCCCGAACTACGGAAAGATATGGGTGAAAAGGCGGTAGCTGCGGCTAAAGCGGTGAACTACATCGGTGCGGGTACTATCGAATTTCTTGTTGACAAACACCGCAACTATTATTTCCTTGAGATGAACACCCGTTTACAGGTGGAGCATCCGATTACGGAAGAAGTGATTGGGGTAGATTTGGTAAAAGAGCAGATTAAAGTTGCCGACGGACAAGTGCTTCAACTGAAACAAGAGGATATCCGGCAACGCGGGCACGCTATCGAATGTCGTATCTGTGCCGAAGACACTGAAATGAATTTCATGCCAAGTCCGGGTATCATCAAACAGATTACAGAGCCGAACAGTATCGGTGTGCGTATTGACAGTTATGTGTACGAGGGATATGAAATTCCAATCTACTACGACCCGATGATCGGTAAACTGATTGTATGGGCTACCAACCGCGAATACGCTATCGAGCGGATGCGCCGCGTACTCCACGAATATAAGTTGACCGGTGTGAAAAACAACATCAGCTATCTGCGTGCCATCATGGACACTCCCGATTTCGTGGAAGGTCACTATGATACAGGATTCATCACCAAGAACGGCGAATATCTGCAACAACGCATCATGCGCACCAGCGAACATTCCGAAAATATTGCTTTGATTGCCGCCTATATGGACTACTTGATGAACCTCGAAGAGAACAACAGCGGTATGGCTACCGACAACCGTCCTATCAGCAAATGGAAAGAGTTCGGACTGCACAAGGGAGTGTTGAGAATCTAA
- a CDS encoding acetyl-CoA carboxylase biotin carboxyl carrier protein subunit, with the protein MEIHIGNRVAEVELVSKEDNKVVLTIDGKPFEADVVMAENGTCNILMDGRSSNAQLIRRDNGKSYKVNTHYSSFNVEIVDSQAKYLRMRKKGEEEQNDCIISPMPGKVVKIPVVVGQEMKAGDTVIVIEAMKMQSNYKVTSDCRIKEILVQEGDSITGEQTLITLEPIA; encoded by the coding sequence ATGGAAATTCATATAGGAAACCGTGTGGCCGAAGTAGAGTTGGTCAGCAAGGAAGATAACAAGGTGGTGCTTACCATTGATGGAAAACCGTTTGAAGCAGATGTAGTGATGGCGGAAAACGGCACTTGCAACATCTTGATGGACGGACGCAGTTCGAATGCACAGCTGATTCGCCGTGATAACGGGAAAAGCTATAAAGTGAATACGCATTATAGCAGTTTCAATGTAGAAATTGTGGACAGCCAGGCGAAATATCTACGGATGCGCAAGAAAGGGGAAGAGGAACAGAATGACTGTATCATTTCTCCGATGCCGGGCAAGGTAGTGAAAATACCTGTTGTAGTCGGTCAGGAAATGAAAGCGGGAGATACTGTCATCGTTATCGAAGCAATGAAGATGCAGAGCAACTACAAAGTGACTTCGGATTGCCGCATTAAAGAAATTCTGGTTCAAGAAGGTGATAGCATAACCGGCGAACAGACATTAATAACATTAGAACCGATTGCATAA
- a CDS encoding thioredoxin family protein: protein MKEKKIAREERNQEKLANGDWVMAEFYATWCPHCQRMKPVVEEFKKLMEGTLEVVLVDIDQEPALTDFYTVESTPTFILFRKGQQLWRQSGELPLERLERAVKGFKS, encoded by the coding sequence ATGAAAGAAAAGAAAATAGCTCGTGAAGAAAGAAATCAGGAGAAACTGGCTAACGGTGATTGGGTAATGGCAGAGTTTTATGCAACGTGGTGTCCTCATTGCCAACGTATGAAACCGGTTGTTGAAGAATTTAAGAAACTGATGGAAGGAACATTGGAAGTGGTATTGGTAGACATCGATCAGGAACCTGCCCTTACAGATTTCTATACAGTTGAGTCGACTCCTACCTTTATTCTTTTTAGAAAAGGACAACAGCTCTGGAGACAATCCGGCGAATTACCTTTGGAAAGATTGGAAAGAGCAGTGAAAGGATTCAAATCCTGA